A genomic window from Thunnus maccoyii chromosome 2, fThuMac1.1, whole genome shotgun sequence includes:
- the LOC121881289 gene encoding uncharacterized protein LOC121881289 encodes MNCSYRYPSRINDHDTEVERTFWFTELSNNEPVDLRTDSKYAGRVQYHCDMNDCTLRITDLRESDSAEYKFMFITNEPGERFTGSPGVTLTVTGLQVQVIRSRQNPSKAELKCLSSCRLPDRSSYIWYKNGQKIWRERSSSYSVYFNSADSFSCAVEGYEDFPSLPVYAPKVPSVSLSPSGEIEEGSSLTLACSSDANPAANYTWFSISNVSKGFCPVNYTGEQNIKVKPMQSDTVRMMISSSKSEINVSSWKKVDCSV; translated from the exons ATGAACTGCTCCTACAGATACCCATCTAGAATAAATGACCATGACACTGAAGTTGAGAGAACATTCTGGTTCACTGAATTGAGTAATAATGAACCTGTGGATCTGAGAACAGACTCAAAGTACGCAGGTCGtgttcagtatcactgtgaTATGAACGACTGCACTCTGagaatcacagacctgagagagagcgactcagctGAGTACAAGTTCATGTTCATAACAAATGAACCAGGAGAGAGATTTACTGgttcacctggagtcactttgactgtcacag GTCTCCAGGTGCAGGTGATCAGATCAAGACAAAATCCTTCCAAGGCAGAGCTGAAGTGTCTCAGCAGTTGTCGTCTACCTGATCGTTCTTCCTACATCTGGTAcaaaaatggacagaaaatttGGAGAGAAAGATCTTCTTCTTATTCAGTCTACTTTAATTCTGCAGACAGCTTTTCCTGTGCTGTTGAAGGATATGAGGATTTCCCCTCTCTTCCAGTTT ATGCACCGAAGgttccctctgtgtctctgagtccctctggtgaaaTCGAAGAGGGCAGTTCATTGACTCTGGcttgtagcagtgatgctaacccagcagctaattatacctg GTTCAGCATATCTAATGTGTCCAAAGGCTTCTGTCCTGTTAATTATACTGGAGAACAGAATATCAAGGTGAAGCCCATGCAG AGTGACACAGTCCGGATGATGATTAGCAGCTCCAAGTCTGAAATAAATGTTTCCTCCTGGAAGAAGGTGGATTGTTCAGTCTAG
- the LOC121881351 gene encoding uncharacterized protein LOC121881351, whose protein sequence is MNLIVVSDVLCVTVVQSQNDWGVTYTSTQICALKGSTVDINYRYPSWTKDIYTTVERTFWFTKVSNTEPVDLRTDSEYAGRVQYHYDKNDCTLRITDLRESDSAEYKFTFITNQPGGRFTGSPGVTLTVTDYTDLQVQVSRSRLYPTWRELTCHSSCRLPDRSSFIWYKNGQKIQDVTSSTYKKYFSPADSYSCAVKGFEHHPAPSVCIFPESCHRVIYTDRSICAFRGSSVDISCLYSSYEYITSTFWFSPERSHQWQNPSLPEDLSEDSQYAGRVQLLKTEGGRSTLRISDLRESDSAQYHFTFKTQSFEWRSSLPGTTLTVTALQVQVITITVHQSYTEAKLKCLSSCSPAGRISYVWFKNGQKVMKEETSLYSGQFDPGDNVSCALKGHEDYRSPSVCEFT, encoded by the exons ATGAATctgattgtggtttctgatgtgctctgtgttacagtggtacAGAGTCAGAATGACTGGGGAGTGACTTACACTTCTACTCAGATCTGTGCCTTAAAAGGATCAACAGTGGACATAAACTACAGATACCCATCCTGGACAAAGGACATTTATACTACAGTTGAGAGAACATTCTGGTTCACTAAAGTGAGTAATACTGAACCTGTGGATCTGAGAACAGACTCAGAGTACGCAGGTCGTGTTCAGTATCACTATGATAAGAACGACTGCACCCTGagaatcacagacctgagagagagcgactcagctGAGTACAAGTTCACGTTCATAACAAACCAACCAGGAGGGAGATTTACTGgttcacctggagtcactttgactgtcacag ATTATACAGATCTCCAGGTGCAGGTGAGCAGATCAAGACTCTATCCTACCTGGAGAGAGCTGACGTGTCACAGCAGTTGTCGTCTACCTGATCGTTCTTCCTTCATCTGGTAcaagaatggacagaaaattcaGGATGTAACATCTTCTACTTATAAAAAGTACTTTTCTCCTGCAGACAGCTATTCCTGTGCTGTAAAAGGATTTGAGCATCATCCTgctccttcagtgt GTATCTTTCCTGAGTCCTGCCACAGAGTGATTTACACTGACAGAAGCATCTGTGCCTTCAGAGGCTCATCAGTGGACATTTCCTGCTTATACAGCAGTTATGAATATATCACATCAACATTCTGGTTCAGTCCTGAACGTAGTCATCAGTGGCAGAATCCCTCACTGCCTGAGGACCTTAGTGAAGACTCCCAGTATGCAGGTCGTGTTCAGCTCCTTAAAACAGAGGGAGGACGCTCCACTCTGAGAATCtctgacctgagagagagcgattCAGCCCAGTATCacttcacattcaaaacacaaagctttGAATGGAGGAGTAGTTTACCTGGAACAACTCTGACTGTCACAG CTCTCCAGGTGCAGGTGATCACAATAACAGTCCATCAGTCTTATACCGAGGCAAAGCTGAAAtgtctcagcagctgcagtccagCAGGTCGTATTTCTTACGTCTGGTTCAAGAACGGACAGAAAGTTATGAAGGAGGAAACTTCTCTTTATTCAGGGCAGTTTGATCCTGGTGACAACGTCTCCTGTGCTTTGAAAGGACATGAGGATTACCgctctccttcagtgtgtgagtttacCTAA